Part of the Pseudobacteriovorax antillogorgiicola genome is shown below.
GACAAACGTGTGCAATGGATATTGCTTTTTCTTCCTTAACTTCCACTAAGAATCGATTCTAGCTCGGTGGCATTGTGATAAGAGATCGGTGCTAGGGTCTATGGTAACTCATCCCTGACGCAGTTCTTTGTTTGTCGAATTAGCATTGCAGATCAGTAGATATCCGAGAGGCATGTGTCAAGGCAAGCCTTAGTTAACTAAGGCGTGACAGGAGCTGTAAAAGTGAGCGGCGAACCCGAGCTGTGTATCACTCAGGGCTATGAGTATTAGCTGCTGCAAGGTGTAGGCTTTGCTCCCGACTTAGCCTGCCATTGAAGAAAAGATTGAGTAGAACCGCTACCACGGAACCGATCACGATACCGCTGTGTGTCAAGCCATGGCTCCAAGCTGGGAAATATTGAAAAAAGCCAGGTGAAAGGGTCGGGACCATCCCCATGCTTAATGATACAGCCACAACAAGAAGGCTATGGCTTTGCTTTTCGTAGTCTATGGACGCAAGAATTCGAATTCCCGTAGCGGCCACCATACCGAACATTACAAGCCCAGCTCCACCAAGCACATACTGTGGGACGGAGGCTACCACGTGGGCGACCTTAGGAAACAAGCCTAGGCCAAACAGAATCAAACCGCCAAAGGCTGTGACAGCTTTAGATTTTACGCCGGTGACTGAAAGTAGGCCAACATTTTGGGAAAATGACGTGTAGGGAAAGGTATTAAAAATACCACCGATCAGAGTGCCGAGGCCATCAGCTCTCAGGCCTCGGGTAATATCATCTTCTGAAACATCTTGGCTAACAATATTTCCGACAGCTAGGAACATGCCCATGGACTCGGCTAATACGATGACCATTACAAGGCAAAGGGATGCGATGGCGGTTAGGTGAAAGGTCGGCATCCCAAAATGAAATGGTGTGGTGATGGCTAACCAAGGAGCATCATCAATTCCATGAAGATTTATGCGGCCCAGCAAGGCGCAGACTAGTGTTCCCCCAAAAAGTCCTAAGAGTACGGCGAGATTCTTAATCATGCCCTTGCCGTAGCGATTGATAAGCAAAATGAGAGCTAGAACTCCAAATGCTATGACAAGGTTTGATGGTTTGCCATATTCAGGGTTCGCCAATCGGTAGGCACTGCCATCGATCATTTCGGTGACAAATGGCTGGCCACCGGCACACCAGTGGATGGCAACTCGCAAAAGAGAAAGCCCTATCAGGCAGATGATGGTGCCAGTAACCAACGGTGGAAAGAGCGGCAGAAGTTTCCCCATAAGAGGTGCGATCAAAATGGCAAATAACCCTGCGATGATCACCGCTCCATAGATACCAGTTAAGCCGATGTTGGGATCGCTGCCCACAGCTATCATAGGGCCAACTGCTGCAAAGGTGACCCCCATCATCACAGGCAGGCGAATTCCAAAGCGCCCCAGGCCAAGAGATTGAATGACGGTGATGATTCCCGCAGCAAATAGATCGGCGTTGATCAAGAATGCAAGGTGCTCCTTAGGTAGGTTTAAGGCGCGTCCCACGATGAGTGGCACAGCGATGGTGCCTGCATACATGACGAGAACATGTTGCCAGCCCATCATAAAGGACTTCAGGAACGACTGCTGCTCATTGCTAAACGACTTAGAACGCGCTATGATACCCACGGGTAACACTCCCTTCTTTCAACTCTGCATTGATTGGTTGCGATCAAACTCTCATCTTTCTCTAGAGAGCTTGGATCTAGGGTTTCAGACAATCCTTATTGTGGATCATAAGTCATCTAATGACTCATATTCTGCTGAAACCAGGCTTGAATTAATTGTCGTTCTTCATCTGTCATCTGAGTGATGTTGCCAAGAGGCATGGTTTTTAGCTGTACCGTTTGCGAGATGACCGCTGACGCATGCTTTCGCAGATCCTCGGGGCTTTCGAAGACGATGCCTTTCGGTGCAGGAGCGCCACCCATCATAGTGGGGTTGTAAGCATGGCAGCCGTAGCAACGTTTTTGGACCACGGCAAAGGCTTCTTCGGTGCTCACGGATCCCCGTACAAGCTTCGCTGGAGCGTCTGTTTGCGATGCTATGGGACTCATCCAGAAAAATACGAGAGCCATAACAGCGATCCCCGAAGCTGGAAAGTACCAATTGGTTTGCCCCCGATGTTTAAGGAGAAAGAACTGGCGAATCAAAACCCCTGCGATCATCATGAGAATGAGGACAAGCCAGTTGTTTGCGTCTCGATACATGACTCCAAAATGATTGGAAAGCATGCAGAATAGAACGGGGAGCGTAAAGTAGGTGTTGTGAACACTTCTCTGCTTACCTCTTTGGCCATAGATGGGATCAACGGGCTCACCAGCTCTCATGGCTGCCGTCACCCGCTTCTGACCAGGTATTATTACAAATAGAACATTGGCGCTCATCATGGTGGCCATCATCGCTCCGACGATGAGAAAGGCTGCTCGGCCGGGAAAAATCTGGCAGGCTCCGTAAGTTGCAATCCCTATGAATAGTGATACAGCGATTCCTAGGGCGAGATTCCTAAAGCCAAAGATGCGGCACATGAGATCATAGACAAACCAGCCACCAGCTAAAAAACCTAGAGCTGTGACGATGGCTTGGGTAGGCGACATTGGAAGAAGATTAGGATCGATAAGGTATACTTGAGCATTTAGCAAGTACACTAGCAAGAATAGAGCAAATCCTGACATCCAAGTGGAATACGACTCCCAGTAGAACCAATGAAGCTTCTTGGGTAGCTTCTCAGGCGCGGTGAGGTATTTCTGAGGGTTATAAAACCCACCACCATGAACAGCCCAAAGCTCACCGTCGACACCTTTGTCTTGAAGGTCCTTGTCTTTGGGGCTCTGTAGACTGTTATCGAGCCAGACAAAGTAAAACGAGGCTCCGATCCAAGCTACAGCGGTGATCACATGCAGCCACCGGACTAAGACGTAGAGCCACTCCATAATGTAAGCTTCCATCTAACTCCCCCTATAAGTTGAGTATGACCAGGGAGAAAATAGAAGTGGAACATGGTAGTGCTGATCTTTGTCGCTAATGCTAAAGCGGATGGTGATGATGTCCAAGAAAGGTGGATCGGGAAGTTTTGTGCCTTGCGCCGCAAAGTATGGTGCAACGTGAAATGATAAGGCGTATGTTCCTTCTCGAAACGATGGTCCATCCAGCAAGGGCTTGTCGGTTCTGCCATCGGGGTTGGTGAAAATCTCAAGTATTTGTTCGGCTTGTTCGTTCGAGATCCGCGATAGGGTCACCAGCAAAGCGCCTGCGGGTTTCCCTGATGCGGTATCGAGCACATGTGTAGTCAGGCGACCCATGATCTCGGCTCCGTATCAATTGTATTAGGGACGATAGGTTTAATGCTGAGAAACTTAGCAACACCAAGCTAGCTGAAACATCATGCTCAGCTACGACCGCAGATCAAACTACGACCCCAATAATATCCCGCGCCGCTGCCTCCAAGGCGAGCCTACCGAAACGTGAACTCAAAAAATCAAGCTTACAATCCGACTCGTGCCTCTCGGTACGTTCGCACAACGCATCCCGGCGCCTGTATTCGTGCGTATCTTGGAGGCAAGACTAATCATCAGGTTCGCGCTTGTCAATCGACTATTAAGATTTAAAGCCTACAAGACCGTTAGTTTTTATAGTGATGAATACTCGTTTCGATGCTTGGGTATATATACTAGTGTAGGTTCCCGCTTACCTTGGCGGGGGACCTCTGAATTGACCAGAGTCGAAAGCCTAAGTTGCTGCTCCAAGATAAATTGGATCTTTAACTTGCTAATTATACGTCATGAATTTGAACTCACGGGATTTTAAGGTGTTCACATTTGCGAGGTAAAATTGAATTATCTATTCAACTATCTGTAAATATTGCAATTACTTGCTTTCGAAATGGGTGCCTTATTCGTTGCTAATATAATATCGAAGACAACCTATTGACGGTCTCGAAAAAAAATCGGGAATGGTATTGAATAGATCCCCTGTTTAAAAGCTTGTTTAAATGCTGTTTGGCTTAACGTGGCTCTTCTTTTGCTAACACTGTTCAATGCAACACTAATGATTTTTGGAGAGAGACATGTTTAGCAAAAAACTAGGAATGGTAGCGGTATTTCTTTTGGCAGTAGGCTGTGGCGTTCAGGAAGACGCAAACACTGGTAGCACTCTTGATGCGCTCTATGCTGAAAGCAGCATCGGATCGCTTAGGTTTGCAGCTGAAGGTGGACGCGTATATCTAGCTGAAGGTAACCGAGTTCTACCATGGGCTCATTCAGCGCCTACACAAGCTGGAAACAAAGTTCAGTACGCTGGTCGTACGATTGGTGATATTCAAACTGGGTACCTATGTAACGGTCCTTATGATGCTGTTTGTGATGCGTCTCTTTATAAGAGCAGACCTTCTTCAATCACTATCAAGCAGACAGGAGCTATCGGTGCTTCACCTGTAAACCCAAGTCAAGTTCGTTACATCACAGCTAACACCGCTGCACTGCAGAACATTCAAGTTGGCACTCCAGTTGGTGGTATTGCCAAAGGAAGCTGTAACGTTTCTACGTCGTCTGGTTCTAAGCGTTTGAGCCTTACTGTAGAGCGTAAGAAAGCTACAGGTTCAAATGGCCAAGCTCTAGAGATGATCGAAGTTAAAACTCCTGTGTATCAGTACAACCCATCTTCAGGTTCTTTGCAGTACACACGTATGAAAACTCTACAGCGTGTTTACAGCAACGGTGCTGTTCAGAACGTAGAGGCTTCTACAGCTAGCCAGGGTACTGAAGTACAAGGATTGCTACGTTTGTTCCAAATGTAGGAGTGATGATACCCAATCTCAGGTTGGGCTCGCGGTGCACAACATCGTGACTCGCTTATCGATGTGTCGAACCACAATTTCCACAATTGTGCTGTGAGTTCAATTTTAGATGAAACAAGCCCCCTCTTGGCAAGACTCCCCGGTTGCCAAGAGGGGGCTTCCGTAGTTTGTAGTAGACTTATTGTCAGTCCTTAAAGGAAATCTTTTTAGCCCTACAAAATTATATGGAGGAGGGAACTCAAATATTCCTCTTAAAGAAATCTTAAAGGTTAAAATCGAAATCTCAGATCTACTTTGGGAAGTGATGATAACCCGTACGTCTCGAAAAGCTGGTCCCAGTCTGCACTGTTCTAAGTGCTACCTTTGGCCACCGTTGGTGACATCTTCATTTTAAGTCTTCATGGAACCAACCTTCTCGATAGAGAGATCCATTTGCTCCTCTCTGCGCATGAGATTATAAGCTGCCTCCTAGGGAAACCTTTAAGAACTGTCCGGAATAATCTGGGTTGTAACCCACTTCAATGCCAACTCCAGGCAGTGCAACCTCTTTTAGAAAGAAATATGTACCAATTCCATAGGCCTTATATTGAACAGGTTTTGGCTTCAAGATCGCATATTCAAGAATTCCAATATCAACAAAGGGCCCTGTGACTAGGGTTCCAGCTGTGACTTTCCATATGGGTGTGGGAAGGTAAGCAGACAGAGCTGACGCTTTGCGGGCCCAGACACCATTCTTAGGTATGCCGCGAAATCCGGGGCTATCGCCTAGGTAAATGAAGCCTTTTTGGGCAAGGGTTGCGCTTGTATAGCGATAAAATCCAGTGAGGCTTAGAGCGCTGTGACCTTGAAAGAGACTTGTGCCGTAGTGAAGCTGGCCATTGACCATAGTTTCAAGATCTTCTTCATCGGTGCGGTGGGTTTGCCTGATCACCCTGTAACGAAGATCCCAGCCGTTCTCGTAGTAAAGACGAAAATTTTTGGCCCCAAGGTTTCCCGATAGAGTTACAGCATCGAAGCTATAGTTACTAGCGCGACCGAATTGTTCTACCTCTCCAAACGTGCTGGCAAACGAGCCGAAACCGATCAAAATCTCGGATGAGCGGCCGAACGGTAGACCAAGATCGAGGGAGACCCGTCCCCGCTTTTCAATTTGCTTAAACAGGATATCGTCTCCGTCATAAAGATGATATTCTTCGTTCAGTGATAGTGTTGTTATGTTGATCCGAAGTGGGGTGTCGAAGACATTTTTAAACTGGAAGGATCCGTAGCCCAGTTCGGCGCGATTTCCGGAGAAGCCACCAGCAATGATACGATGGCCCATCCCTAGGAAGTTAGTTTCCACTAGAAACAATCCATAACGAGTGTCGGTCTTCGAAACTTGAAGGTTCGGAATGGGAATCAATGTCCATCGGTCTTTTATTGTGACTGTCATGCCATCGCTTCGCTTGTCGACGACGACTTCAGAGAATATTTTTGAATCCATGAGGCAGGTTTCGATTTCTGATTTCGGTGCCTCTTTTAGATCATCAAAGCAGCGGTTTAGCAAGCGATCGATATAGACATTTTCGGTTCGGGCATTGCCTTCGATCGCTACCTCGTAAGCCCATAATTTCGCTGGAAGCCAACACAACAATAATATTCTACGCCACATACTAGATTCCTCGCTTACAGATCTCAAAGGCTCAGCCCAGATGGTAGCATGAAGCATGGCCATTGCGGAAGCCGATCCGTCACAGGCAATCTCCGGCCAGCCTGTTCCAGCAAAGATTTGAGGCTTCTTATAGGTTTCTGGAATCGATATACTAGTAAGTCTTAGGAAAACAGTCGGCAAGGACTGACGTACAATCACAGAAAGGCACTTCTATGGAAACCAAAGCATATGCAAATCATGCAGCCGACCAGGCATTCGTACCCTATATTTTCGATCGTCGAGACCCCGGGCCTGAGGATGTCGCGATAGATATCAAGTACTGTGGTATCTGTCACTCTGATATCCATACCGCAAGAAGTGAGTGGGGCCCAGCCCAGTACCCCTGCGTTCCCGGTCACGAAATTGTCGGCATCGTCCGCGACGTGGGTTCAAATGTGACTAGGTTCAAGGCTGGCGATAAAGTAGGAGTAGGATGTCTGGTGGATTCCTGTCGCACTTGCCCCAGTTGTGAGGAGGGGTTAGAAAACTACTGCGAGAACGGTTTCACGGGAACTTATAATTCTACAGACCGGCATGGCGGATATACCAAAGGCGGGTATTCGAATTTTATAGTAACGGATCAGCGCTTCGTCCTAAGCATCCCAGAGAATCTCGACTTGGCCGCAACAGCTCCCCTGCTATGTGCTGGAATAACAACATTCTCCCCTTTGAAACATGTGGGCTTGAAAAAGGGAGATAAGCTCGGAGTTCTCGGCTTAGGAGGACTGGGTCATATGGCTGTTAAGCTGGGGGCATCATTCGGCGCCGAAGTAACAGTACTATCGAGATCAGCCCACAAACAGGCGGATGCCGAGTCACTTGGCGCTCATCGCTTCGTTCTAAGCACTAACGAGAATGCCGTTGCCGAACACGCAAATTACTTCGATTACATCATCGATACGGTATCTGCGCCCCACGATCTAGGCCAGGCCTTCGGTATGATCAAGAGGGAAGGGACCCTCATTATGGTGGGAGCCTCAGACAAACCCTTGGATCTTAACGTATTCCCGATGATCCTGAAACGCAGGAAAATGCTCGGTTCACTGATCGGTGGCCTGCCTGAAACCCAAGAAATGCTCGACCACTGCGGCCGGCATAACATAACCGCAGACATCGAATTGATCGACCCTGAGCGTATCAATGAGGCCTTCGATCGTACTGTAAAAAGCGATGTGAAGTATCGCTTTGTCATTGATTGCCAAAAATTCTAGCCTCACACCATGGGTGCTAGTTATCGGAGCTGGGCTTCTCAATGGCCGTTTGAGAAAGCTCGCTCGGTACCGATAGGCTAGCGCCATATCGAACTAGTGTACGTAAACCCCCAATGGCTAGAACGATGATCAGTAGACCCATCACATGACGGCGCCAAGGCTCTCTTTTTTCAATTCCACACTTCACTTCCATATATTGTCCTCCGGGAAATCAGTAACTGTCGGCAGAAGAAATACAATCTTGGTGCCAACAATTTTTTTATGAATTTCAGTAGGATGGCGGTTTGTTTCCGTTTCTTAATTAAACGATTGTTTAATTGCTGACAGGCTCCTCTCTACGGCCTCAAAGTGGGGCTTTAAGGGCCATGGTTACATTTGTGGTGAGGGAGCCGATAGAGTCATAGAAATAAAAGGGGGGCTTATGATCCTTTGGTGTTGTGGTTGCCAAAAATATCTTGGGGAGAAACAGCCCTACGATGATTATTCTTTCACTCACAGTCTTTGCCGCGGTTGCTTTAAAAAGGCAACTAAGGAAGAGCGTGACCCTGGTTGGCAAACCCAAGATGATGCCTTACGAGACATATTTCACGACTATCTCAATCGGGTTCAGGACAAAGAAGATATCGATCTCCAAGTCTTTATCAAGTCAGCAATCAAAACAGGCTTTGGTCCGATTGAGCTTTTTTATCTGACCGTCCAGCCTGTACTCTACGATATTGGAATGAAGTTCTTTTCGGGAGAAGTAACTTACGAGCAGGAACGTATGTTCACGAGGTTTGCAGAAAAAGTTCTAAATCATATCTATCTCAACACAGAAAGACCCCATGCTGGACCATACCTAGCTTTGGTATGTGCTGATTCAAATTCTCATTCCATTGGCATCCGTGCTCTAGCCTTGCGCTTGATGTCGGAAGGAATTCGCTGCGACCTTCACCTTCCGCAGCTAAACAAAGAAAAAATTATCGATATTGCCAAGAACCGGAATTTACACGGCATCGGTTTATCAGTTGCCACCATGGAGCAGCTAGCCGATATTCCAGAACTGCTACACAGGATTCGAAAGTCAAATCCCGGGATTGCCATCCTCCTAGGAGGGCCCGTGATCGACCCTCAGAACATCCCTCATCCAGTTGATTTTGTTCACGATCGAAGCAATTTCAGCGCCCTACTTGAATTCCTTCATGCCAGCTACAGCAAAGACTACAAGCCCTTCCACGAAGATGATCTGGCAAGCTAGAGTGTAAATCAGGCGGTTTTTAACTTGCGTCGCAAGATCTTGCCTACAGCACTCTTGGGAAGCTCTTCAACAAATTCGATCTGCTTGGGTCGTTTGTAGTTCACTAGGTTTGACTGGCAGTACTGCATGATCTCAGCTTCGGTGACTTGCTCATTGGACCTTACTACGAAAAGCTTCACAGTTTCTCCAGATTGCTCATCTGGGATTCCGATAGCAGCAGCTTCGACGACACCCTTGAGTGCAACTACCACCTCTTCAATTTCGTTGGGATAGACGTTAAAGCCAGATACCAGAATCATATCTTTCTTCCGATCGACAATGCTAAAAAAACCATCTTCGGACATCACGGCGATGTCTCCCGTATGGAACCAATGGTCCTCATCAAAGACTTGTTGGGTCTCTTCGTCACGGTTCCAGTAGCCTTTCATGACTTGTGGGCCTTTGACACAAAGTTCTCCGGGCTCACCATGGGGAAGAATCTGGCCATTGTCATCTTTTATACAGACATCAGTGCTAGGAATGGGAAGCCCGATAGTGCCATTAAAGCTTGTCTGGTTTCGGGGATTGATGGTGACGGCAGGAGAGGTTTCAGTTAGCCCGTAGGCTTGATTGATGATATTGCCGGTGACCTTCTGCCAATGATCGGCCACCGGTTTTTGGACTGCCATACCTCCACCTATGGAGAGTCTCAAGTGAGAAAAGTCTAGGGCGCAAAACGATTCATCGTGAAGCAGGTTGTTAAAAAGGGTATTAACTCCAGACATGGCAGTAAACTGCCAGCGACTTAGCTCTTTGACAAAGCCCTTGGTGTCTTTGGGATTTGGTATCAGGATATTTAATCCACCAGCTGTCATATAGAGGAAGCAGTTACATACCAGTGAAAAGATGTGATACAAGGGTAGGGCGGTCACAATCTTATCGTTCGGGCCAACAAGATCACCAAACACAGTGCTTGCTTGGGCTAGGTTGTATAAAATATTGCTGTGGGTAAGCATCGCACCCTTAGAAACCCCGGTTGTGCCACCCGTATATTGTAGAAATGCGATGTCATCGATCGCTATTTCAACAGGAGAAAGTCCCGGCTGCTTGCACCCTATTTCAAGAGCATGGGTAAAACTTTCTGCTTTTGGTATCTGATAGTCAGGCACAACTTTCTTTATGTGTTTAAGAACAAAGTTGATCAATTGCTTCTTAGGAAAATCAAATAGATCACCAAACTTCGTGATAATCACAGAGTCAAGCTTAATAGACTTGAGGACATGCTCCAGAGTTCTGGCGAAGTTTTCAAGAATGATGATAGTTGTTGCGCCGGAATCCTTGAGCTGGTGCTCCAGCTCCCGCGCTGTGTAGAGCGGGTTGATATTAACGACAATAGCACCAACACGATGGGCTGCGAACAATGCGACCGGATATTGTAGGATGTTCGGCATCATGATAGCGACGCGATCATCCTTTTTGATCTTGAGTTCGTGTTGTAGGTATCGGGCAAACATATCGATCATTGTTTCTAGCTCTTGGAAACTGATGGTCTTCCCCATACATGTGAATGCTGGAGATTGGCCATGGCTGCGGTTGGTTGCTTGAATCAGCTCAGGAAGATTGCTGAAGCGTGGCGCAGCTACCTCAGTGGGAACATCGGCGGGATATTGAGAATTCCAGGGTCGTTGCATAAGAGGCCTCGTTGTCTTGGAGTCGAATGAGAGATTCTCTCATGATAGTCAGTTCTGTGATTTCAGGAAATTAGTTTCTTTTCCTGGGTAAATATTGCTAGATAATTTTCGTTGCAACAGACTTTGATCTGGGGGTAATTATCTCTATAAGCCTCTAAATCTACATCTAATTATGAGATGCCTGAAGTGATTCTGCAGGCCGCCGAGCGGTAGTATTAGAAATCTTTGGAGGTCGACATGAAGACAATTCTTTGGGCTGTTGCAGCCCTATGGGCACTATTATCGGGCCCGCCATTGGTGGCTCAGCATGGGAGCGAAGCCTGGGGCAGCTGGACCCGTTCGATTGGCAGCCATAGTATGGCTTCAGAAGAGGTCCCATTAGCATCCTCTACAAGACAGTTGCTGATCAACTACAAGCAAGCGCTAGATCTTTCTCCTAACCAGCCGGTGATACGGCTTTCAAGTCCAATTCACCTGAGTGGCCCATTTTCAATGTTTATCGTAGCTTCAAATCGGGGGCGAAATGGCTTTCTCTTGGCGGATAGTGAACAAAACGGCCAGGGGATGAAACTGGGGCGTTGGCGGGACGACCAGCTATTCCTACGGCTCATAGAGGGATCGAACTATGATATCTCCGTTCCCTGGGTTGAAGACCAGGGCATAGCCATTTATTTTGTCGGCCGTGATGATCATAATAGGGTTTTTGTTCAATTGGTCAATCAAAGCCGTGTCCTCAAGTTATTCTCGGGCCAGCCACAAGAAGGTGATGTAAAGATCGACACTCTAGGGAATGGGGGCGACGGTCGATTTCTACAGGCTTGGGATGGGGCATTCGCAAGCCTTATTGTCTATGACTCTTTCCTCGATCCTTTGGCAAGGATTCAAGTTCTGACACAGCTTCGGCAAACTTGGATAGGATCAAGCGCTGCCGTTGGTGAGATTAGAGAGTTTAGCCAACTGTATGGAGTCAATCAAGATCGAGTGCTTTTGTCTGTAGATGCAACAGAACTAGAAGATGTTCATGACGAGCACGGGACTCATCCTTATTTTGATGGTGTAGCGAGACCTGAGCATCAACGGATCTGGGATATTCTTAATGGAGAATTCTACGATAGTGACCTTGTATTCTCCCGTCATGGCCAAAGCCTAGTTCAGATTCATCGGCCTCAAATGTTTTTGGAAACCGCCATCAAGCTGCTCCGACAACATCGGTTTGAGGGCTTCATGGTGCTTGAGAACGCTCATGGTCATCTGGAGTTGCTTGGGTTCCGCTCCATAAGTG
Proteins encoded:
- a CDS encoding nucleobase:cation symporter-2 family protein, which encodes MGIIARSKSFSNEQQSFLKSFMMGWQHVLVMYAGTIAVPLIVGRALNLPKEHLAFLINADLFAAGIITVIQSLGLGRFGIRLPVMMGVTFAAVGPMIAVGSDPNIGLTGIYGAVIIAGLFAILIAPLMGKLLPLFPPLVTGTIICLIGLSLLRVAIHWCAGGQPFVTEMIDGSAYRLANPEYGKPSNLVIAFGVLALILLINRYGKGMIKNLAVLLGLFGGTLVCALLGRINLHGIDDAPWLAITTPFHFGMPTFHLTAIASLCLVMVIVLAESMGMFLAVGNIVSQDVSEDDITRGLRADGLGTLIGGIFNTFPYTSFSQNVGLLSVTGVKSKAVTAFGGLILFGLGLFPKVAHVVASVPQYVLGGAGLVMFGMVAATGIRILASIDYEKQSHSLLVVAVSLSMGMVPTLSPGFFQYFPAWSHGLTHSGIVIGSVVAVLLNLFFNGRLSREQSLHLAAANTHSPE
- a CDS encoding urate hydroxylase PuuD, translated to MEAYIMEWLYVLVRWLHVITAVAWIGASFYFVWLDNSLQSPKDKDLQDKGVDGELWAVHGGGFYNPQKYLTAPEKLPKKLHWFYWESYSTWMSGFALFLLVYLLNAQVYLIDPNLLPMSPTQAIVTALGFLAGGWFVYDLMCRIFGFRNLALGIAVSLFIGIATYGACQIFPGRAAFLIVGAMMATMMSANVLFVIIPGQKRVTAAMRAGEPVDPIYGQRGKQRSVHNTYFTLPVLFCMLSNHFGVMYRDANNWLVLILMMIAGVLIRQFFLLKHRGQTNWYFPASGIAVMALVFFWMSPIASQTDAPAKLVRGSVSTEEAFAVVQKRCYGCHAYNPTMMGGAPAPKGIVFESPEDLRKHASAVISQTVQLKTMPLGNITQMTDEERQLIQAWFQQNMSH
- a CDS encoding NAD(P)-dependent alcohol dehydrogenase; its protein translation is METKAYANHAADQAFVPYIFDRRDPGPEDVAIDIKYCGICHSDIHTARSEWGPAQYPCVPGHEIVGIVRDVGSNVTRFKAGDKVGVGCLVDSCRTCPSCEEGLENYCENGFTGTYNSTDRHGGYTKGGYSNFIVTDQRFVLSIPENLDLAATAPLLCAGITTFSPLKHVGLKKGDKLGVLGLGGLGHMAVKLGASFGAEVTVLSRSAHKQADAESLGAHRFVLSTNENAVAEHANYFDYIIDTVSAPHDLGQAFGMIKREGTLIMVGASDKPLDLNVFPMILKRRKMLGSLIGGLPETQEMLDHCGRHNITADIELIDPERINEAFDRTVKSDVKYRFVIDCQKF
- the uraH gene encoding hydroxyisourate hydrolase, which codes for MGRLTTHVLDTASGKPAGALLVTLSRISNEQAEQILEIFTNPDGRTDKPLLDGPSFREGTYALSFHVAPYFAAQGTKLPDPPFLDIITIRFSISDKDQHYHVPLLFSPWSYSTYRGS
- a CDS encoding AMP-binding protein — protein: MQRPWNSQYPADVPTEVAAPRFSNLPELIQATNRSHGQSPAFTCMGKTISFQELETMIDMFARYLQHELKIKKDDRVAIMMPNILQYPVALFAAHRVGAIVVNINPLYTARELEHQLKDSGATTIIILENFARTLEHVLKSIKLDSVIITKFGDLFDFPKKQLINFVLKHIKKVVPDYQIPKAESFTHALEIGCKQPGLSPVEIAIDDIAFLQYTGGTTGVSKGAMLTHSNILYNLAQASTVFGDLVGPNDKIVTALPLYHIFSLVCNCFLYMTAGGLNILIPNPKDTKGFVKELSRWQFTAMSGVNTLFNNLLHDESFCALDFSHLRLSIGGGMAVQKPVADHWQKVTGNIINQAYGLTETSPAVTINPRNQTSFNGTIGLPIPSTDVCIKDDNGQILPHGEPGELCVKGPQVMKGYWNRDEETQQVFDEDHWFHTGDIAVMSEDGFFSIVDRKKDMILVSGFNVYPNEIEEVVVALKGVVEAAAIGIPDEQSGETVKLFVVRSNEQVTEAEIMQYCQSNLVNYKRPKQIEFVEELPKSAVGKILRRKLKTA
- a CDS encoding cobalamin B12-binding domain-containing protein yields the protein MILWCCGCQKYLGEKQPYDDYSFTHSLCRGCFKKATKEERDPGWQTQDDALRDIFHDYLNRVQDKEDIDLQVFIKSAIKTGFGPIELFYLTVQPVLYDIGMKFFSGEVTYEQERMFTRFAEKVLNHIYLNTERPHAGPYLALVCADSNSHSIGIRALALRLMSEGIRCDLHLPQLNKEKIIDIAKNRNLHGIGLSVATMEQLADIPELLHRIRKSNPGIAILLGGPVIDPQNIPHPVDFVHDRSNFSALLEFLHASYSKDYKPFHEDDLAS